From the Pseudarthrobacter sp. MM222 genome, one window contains:
- a CDS encoding tripartite tricarboxylate transporter substrate binding protein, with protein sequence MTRTRIAAAFAAATLIALTGCGANAGTANTAGDDFPKKGKSIDIVVAFSSGGAVDTAARLVQPILEKELGTNVEVINKPGAGGQIGYTQLTSAKPDGYTIGATGSPSVVVSPLDPSRGAKYTRSSFQPLGRQVIDPAVIAVQPDSPYKTLKDLLDAAKAAPKSMTASTTGLQTGEHFALAQIQETTGAEFAPVHFSEGASQATTAFLGKHVDILVANVSDVNDLTKQGKARVLGIMTAERSPALPDVPTFKESGYEVEAGTARGYSAPAGLPEAVAKKLEAALQKAVEDPAVVQKMKDLGLQTSYLSGKDYEQFWAGQEEDFKKVLPLVQKKD encoded by the coding sequence TTGACCCGCACACGCATCGCCGCAGCCTTCGCCGCAGCAACCCTCATCGCCCTCACCGGTTGCGGCGCCAACGCCGGCACCGCCAACACAGCCGGGGACGACTTCCCGAAAAAAGGCAAGTCCATCGACATTGTCGTAGCTTTCTCCTCCGGCGGGGCCGTGGACACCGCAGCGCGGCTGGTCCAGCCGATCCTGGAGAAAGAACTCGGCACCAACGTCGAGGTCATCAACAAGCCCGGCGCCGGCGGACAGATCGGCTACACGCAGCTGACCAGCGCCAAGCCCGACGGCTACACCATCGGCGCCACCGGCTCGCCGTCAGTGGTCGTTTCGCCGCTGGATCCCAGCCGCGGCGCCAAATACACCCGCAGCAGCTTCCAGCCCCTCGGCCGGCAGGTCATCGACCCTGCCGTGATCGCCGTGCAGCCCGACAGCCCGTACAAGACACTCAAAGACCTCCTCGACGCCGCCAAGGCCGCTCCGAAGTCCATGACCGCCAGCACCACCGGGCTGCAGACCGGAGAACACTTCGCATTGGCCCAGATCCAGGAAACTACCGGCGCCGAGTTCGCGCCGGTGCACTTCTCCGAGGGCGCTTCCCAAGCCACCACAGCATTTCTCGGAAAGCACGTCGACATCCTCGTCGCCAACGTCAGCGACGTGAACGACCTGACGAAACAGGGCAAGGCCCGCGTCCTAGGAATCATGACTGCGGAACGTTCGCCGGCACTTCCGGACGTTCCCACCTTTAAGGAATCAGGCTACGAGGTGGAAGCCGGAACCGCCCGCGGCTACTCCGCACCGGCCGGTCTCCCCGAAGCCGTCGCCAAGAAGCTCGAAGCGGCCCTCCAGAAGGCCGTCGAGGACCCGGCCGTCGTCCAAAAAATGAAGGACCTCGGCCTGCAGACCAGCTACCTCTCCGGCAAAGACTACGAACAGTTCTGGGCCGGGCAGGAAGAGGACTTCAAAAAGGTCCTCCCACTGGTCCAGAAAAAAGACTGA
- a CDS encoding tripartite tricarboxylate transporter TctB family protein, which yields MTTESLLTKPERAARVAPSVLVGIGAFVAVGVYVLVSSTGLGLWTSLGPGPGLFPFAMGCVLASMSIVWLLQEMRHPSETTEGADRGLVLAVVVSLAILAAVMDLLGFQLSMFLFLMYHLKVRGRRTWISSLITALAGSIGAFYAFNYGLNVALPVSALPPLNLIGL from the coding sequence ATGACAACGGAGTCACTACTGACTAAACCCGAGCGCGCTGCCCGCGTCGCTCCGTCTGTACTGGTGGGCATTGGCGCGTTCGTTGCGGTGGGCGTTTACGTCCTTGTGAGTTCGACCGGACTTGGACTATGGACGTCGCTGGGCCCCGGGCCCGGACTTTTTCCCTTCGCCATGGGCTGCGTGCTCGCCTCGATGTCCATCGTCTGGCTGCTCCAGGAAATGCGGCACCCCAGCGAGACCACCGAAGGCGCCGACCGCGGTCTGGTCCTCGCCGTGGTCGTCAGCCTCGCCATTCTCGCCGCGGTCATGGACCTCCTCGGCTTTCAGCTGAGCATGTTCCTGTTCCTCATGTACCACCTGAAAGTGCGCGGCCGAAGGACCTGGATTTCCTCGCTGATCACCGCGCTCGCCGGAAGCATCGGCGCCTTCTACGCCTTCAACTACGGCCTGAACGTGGCGCTGCCCGTCTCGGCTCTCCCTCCGCTGAACCTGATCGGACTCTAG
- a CDS encoding tripartite tricarboxylate transporter permease, producing MDTLNELLGGFAAAMTWQNLIFAFCGCLLGTIIGVLPGIGPVAGVALLIPLTLNLDATGSIIMLCAIFYGTQYGGTITSVLLNTPGEAASAITTIDGYAMTKMGKAGAALTIAAVGSFVGGTIATLGLVAAAKPLGELGLLIGPPEFFALMVVGISLLVALAGKSMVKALISGALGLLISMVGIDPVAGAPRFTFGMDRLLDGVSFVAVIVGVFGLSEILSYRKDSHTPVVHAPGLRSLLPSRMDLRRSAPAMARGTGIGFGLGLIPGMTGSVASLLSYGAEKKFSRHRHELGKGAVEGVAGPETANNAHANAALIPLFTLGIPASPTIAVLMGAFLQQGLTPGPALFTDHSDIAWAIIASLFIGNLLLLLLNVPLVGLWTSILRVPSSILTALILLFMVIGAYTINFSVFDVFVMIGFGLLGLALRHLDIPLAPMVLTLVLGPLMERSLRESLEISQGDFGIFVNRPISMVLIGLGVLIICSPLLKLRKPRALMEDPET from the coding sequence GTGGACACACTCAACGAACTGCTGGGCGGCTTTGCCGCCGCCATGACGTGGCAAAACCTGATCTTTGCCTTTTGCGGCTGCCTGCTGGGAACAATCATCGGCGTACTGCCAGGCATTGGACCTGTCGCAGGCGTGGCTCTGCTCATCCCACTTACGCTCAACCTCGATGCCACGGGCTCCATCATCATGCTCTGTGCCATCTTTTACGGCACCCAATACGGCGGCACGATCACGAGCGTCCTGCTCAACACGCCGGGGGAAGCGGCCTCGGCCATCACCACCATCGACGGCTACGCCATGACCAAGATGGGCAAGGCCGGGGCCGCGCTGACCATTGCCGCCGTCGGATCCTTCGTTGGCGGAACCATTGCGACCCTCGGACTGGTTGCGGCCGCCAAACCACTTGGCGAACTGGGCCTGCTTATCGGACCTCCAGAATTCTTCGCCCTGATGGTCGTCGGCATCTCCCTGCTTGTGGCCCTCGCCGGCAAGTCAATGGTCAAAGCCCTGATCTCCGGGGCCCTCGGGCTGCTGATCTCCATGGTTGGCATCGACCCGGTCGCCGGAGCCCCGCGCTTCACCTTCGGAATGGACCGACTCCTGGACGGCGTCAGTTTCGTGGCCGTCATCGTCGGCGTCTTCGGGCTTTCGGAAATCCTTTCCTACCGCAAAGACTCGCACACCCCCGTTGTGCACGCACCGGGTCTCCGGTCCCTCCTTCCGTCGCGGATGGACTTGCGCCGCAGCGCCCCCGCCATGGCCCGCGGCACCGGCATCGGCTTCGGCCTGGGCCTGATCCCGGGAATGACCGGCTCCGTCGCCTCCCTGCTCTCCTACGGTGCGGAAAAGAAGTTCTCCCGCCACCGCCACGAACTCGGCAAGGGTGCCGTTGAAGGTGTCGCCGGCCCCGAAACAGCCAACAACGCTCACGCCAACGCCGCACTGATCCCGTTGTTCACCTTGGGCATCCCCGCCTCCCCGACCATCGCCGTGCTGATGGGAGCCTTCCTCCAGCAGGGGCTGACCCCCGGACCGGCCCTCTTTACCGACCACTCCGACATCGCCTGGGCAATCATCGCAAGCCTGTTCATCGGCAACCTGTTGTTGCTGCTCCTGAACGTTCCGCTGGTCGGTCTCTGGACGTCCATCCTCCGCGTACCGTCATCGATTCTGACCGCACTGATCCTGCTCTTTATGGTTATCGGCGCCTACACGATCAATTTCAGCGTCTTCGACGTTTTCGTGATGATCGGCTTCGGGCTCCTAGGCCTCGCCCTGCGGCACCTGGATATCCCGCTCGCCCCGATGGTGCTCACTCTCGTGCTCGGACCGTTGATGGAACGCTCGCTGCGTGAATCCCTGGAAATCTCCCAAGGCGACTTCGGCATCTTCGTCAACCGCCCCATTTCCATGGTTCTGATCGGTCTGGGTGTCCTGATCATCTGCAGTCCACTGCTCAAGCTCCGCAAGCCCAGAGCACTCATGGAAGACCCCGAAACCTAA
- a CDS encoding IclR family transcriptional regulator translates to MTVTSTHSASSAEDGPKTGNMRSLSRAMEVFAELQRADRPQRLSDLARTCGMSLPTTLRILRVLQDFGMVSQTDKSYRIGPAVLPAARSYLENDPLVVAARPILQQVASQTGLTASLYTRLGFERILVARVDGESPLRYDLPLGKRLPLTVGAAGKILLATVSEAELQQVAAAAVAAGHEEGTFTADGLRARLPEPGVDYAYSADERATGVLSVAVAVPNRVGRPSESLALTSPVETATEAGLKAGVPELRRAAARLSELLEGSVY, encoded by the coding sequence ATGACGGTGACTTCCACGCACTCAGCCAGCTCTGCCGAGGATGGCCCAAAGACCGGGAACATGCGCTCGTTGTCCAGGGCAATGGAGGTCTTTGCCGAACTGCAGCGCGCGGACCGGCCTCAGCGCCTCAGTGATCTGGCCAGGACGTGTGGCATGAGCCTGCCGACCACACTCCGGATCTTGCGGGTCCTTCAGGATTTCGGCATGGTCAGCCAGACGGACAAGTCCTACCGGATCGGGCCCGCGGTCCTGCCGGCAGCGCGGAGCTACTTGGAGAACGATCCCCTCGTCGTTGCCGCGCGCCCCATCCTGCAACAGGTGGCTTCCCAGACGGGACTCACCGCGTCCCTGTACACACGGCTTGGCTTTGAAAGAATCCTGGTGGCGCGCGTCGACGGCGAATCGCCCCTCCGCTACGACCTGCCTCTGGGAAAGCGCCTTCCCCTCACAGTCGGGGCGGCCGGGAAAATCCTGCTGGCAACGGTTTCGGAGGCAGAACTCCAGCAGGTAGCGGCGGCAGCGGTTGCGGCCGGGCACGAAGAAGGTACGTTTACGGCCGACGGGCTGCGCGCGCGCCTGCCCGAGCCGGGAGTCGACTACGCCTATTCAGCAGATGAGCGGGCCACTGGGGTCCTCTCGGTCGCCGTCGCCGTGCCGAACAGGGTCGGCCGTCCCAGCGAATCCCTTGCCCTGACCAGTCCCGTCGAGACGGCCACCGAGGCCGGCCTGAAAGCCGGAGTTCCCGAACTCCGGCGGGCCGCCGCCCGGCTCTCGGAACTGCTGGAGGGGTCTGTTTACTAG
- a CDS encoding TRAP transporter large permease subunit, with protein sequence MIGIWALGAYLATILLWTTLIKRSVGEAMILGFLMVLPFTGAAAVQTGWAALYSAVTDEIVYATMAFVFMGYLLDKTGVLDRLIDLLNSLIGGVRGGPAWVSTLASAGLGGVVHNQAAIAATVGSVTIPWMEKSRLDKPSAATLVAGNAGMGITFPFSASMFVLVGSATVGPLLEVNELFLPLLIGGLWCFLHRLIVTWLLIRKSGMAPLDAAHRLPVRAAFGRGWATLLLFVVVAIPLIITSGAVATALSDWTGGDITKSVSVIVWIPVVLIITGALLGRKRLPDSGRAWWGLLQESAPRFGVVGVTVVFAFAGANSLAATGLPKQMTELLNQMNLPLWLLAILIGLIVIAVAAPLSATATMAAVGTVGVATLVAAGVPATTAAVAVLVFSSCEAAVPPGGAPLYVACGIADVDPIKTFARLLTHYALPLLGIGVLIIVGVLPI encoded by the coding sequence ATGATCGGCATCTGGGCCCTTGGAGCCTACCTCGCCACCATTCTGCTCTGGACAACACTGATCAAGCGCAGCGTCGGGGAGGCCATGATCCTTGGCTTCCTTATGGTGCTTCCGTTCACCGGTGCCGCCGCTGTACAGACCGGATGGGCCGCGCTGTATTCCGCAGTAACGGACGAAATCGTGTACGCCACCATGGCCTTCGTCTTCATGGGATACCTGCTGGACAAAACCGGGGTGCTGGACAGGCTCATCGACCTGCTGAATTCCCTGATCGGTGGCGTCAGGGGCGGACCCGCCTGGGTCTCGACCCTGGCGTCCGCCGGCCTCGGCGGGGTTGTCCACAACCAGGCCGCCATCGCCGCGACCGTGGGCTCCGTAACCATCCCGTGGATGGAGAAATCCCGGCTCGACAAGCCCTCGGCGGCGACGCTCGTGGCGGGAAACGCTGGAATGGGCATCACGTTTCCGTTCAGCGCCTCGATGTTCGTCCTCGTCGGTTCCGCCACGGTGGGGCCGCTGTTAGAGGTCAACGAGCTCTTCCTGCCGCTGCTCATCGGGGGACTGTGGTGCTTTTTGCACCGGCTGATCGTCACCTGGCTGCTGATCCGCAAGAGCGGGATGGCGCCCCTGGATGCCGCGCACCGGCTGCCCGTCCGGGCGGCGTTCGGCCGCGGCTGGGCGACATTGCTGCTGTTCGTCGTGGTGGCCATCCCGCTGATCATCACTTCCGGTGCCGTAGCCACGGCACTGTCGGACTGGACCGGCGGGGACATCACCAAGTCCGTCAGCGTCATCGTCTGGATCCCGGTGGTCCTCATCATCACGGGGGCCCTCCTGGGCAGGAAACGGCTCCCGGACAGCGGGCGTGCCTGGTGGGGGCTGCTGCAGGAATCCGCTCCGAGGTTCGGCGTCGTCGGCGTCACCGTGGTATTTGCCTTCGCGGGGGCCAACTCACTCGCCGCCACCGGCCTCCCGAAACAGATGACAGAGTTGCTCAACCAGATGAACCTTCCCCTCTGGCTGTTGGCCATCCTGATCGGGCTGATCGTCATCGCCGTCGCTGCGCCGCTCTCAGCGACGGCCACGATGGCCGCCGTCGGAACCGTCGGCGTCGCCACGCTCGTTGCCGCCGGCGTCCCAGCGACCACCGCCGCCGTCGCCGTGCTGGTCTTCTCCTCCTGCGAAGCCGCCGTCCCGCCCGGAGGCGCACCGCTCTATGTCGCCTGCGGCATCGCGGACGTGGACCCCATCAAAACCTTCGCCCGCCTGCTCACCCATTACGCCCTGCCGCTGCTGGGCATCGGCGTGCTGATCATCGTCGGCGTCCTGCCCATCTAA
- a CDS encoding NAD(P)-dependent oxidoreductase, protein MTACTVIGLGEAGATYAAALVAAGHSVTGFDPVAPSTPAGVNRAATAAEACLGADVVLVLTGAAAARGVARECLPVLPPGSCYADFTSSSPHVMQELGRLSGSALFADVAILGPVPTQGAKTPLMVSGPGAQAIACLLSPLGAEVEIADGEPGAAMAHKLLRSVLMKGMASVVVEAVTAGRAAGLEDWIRAQIARQLAGDGQAVIDRFLTGTAKHALRRSKEMQDTASYLSADLGVPAEMTTASAAALTRIAAEADQTAPALR, encoded by the coding sequence ATGACAGCGTGCACCGTCATCGGCCTCGGCGAAGCAGGGGCCACCTACGCGGCGGCCCTCGTCGCCGCAGGCCACAGCGTCACAGGATTTGATCCCGTCGCCCCCTCCACCCCGGCAGGCGTCAACCGGGCGGCAACCGCGGCCGAAGCCTGCCTCGGCGCGGATGTGGTTCTGGTCCTCACCGGAGCGGCCGCCGCGCGGGGCGTCGCCCGGGAATGCCTGCCGGTACTGCCGCCAGGCAGCTGCTACGCCGACTTCACCTCCTCCTCACCGCACGTCATGCAGGAACTGGGACGGCTGTCCGGCTCAGCGCTCTTCGCCGACGTCGCAATTCTTGGACCCGTCCCCACCCAGGGAGCGAAGACCCCGCTGATGGTCAGCGGCCCGGGCGCCCAGGCCATCGCCTGCCTGCTGTCCCCGCTGGGCGCCGAGGTAGAAATCGCCGACGGGGAACCCGGGGCAGCCATGGCCCACAAACTCCTCCGCAGCGTCCTGATGAAAGGCATGGCCTCCGTGGTAGTCGAAGCCGTCACGGCCGGACGCGCCGCCGGACTGGAGGACTGGATCCGGGCCCAGATAGCCCGTCAGCTCGCCGGCGACGGCCAGGCCGTCATCGACAGGTTCCTCACCGGGACGGCCAAGCACGCCCTGCGCCGCTCCAAGGAGATGCAGGATACCGCCAGCTACCTGTCGGCGGACCTGGGAGTCCCCGCGGAAATGACCACTGCCTCAGCCGCAGCCCTTACGCGCATCGCCGCGGAAGCCGACCAGACGGCACCGGCCTTGCGCTGA
- a CDS encoding GGDEF domain-containing protein, with protein MGLPFLVRWVLAVSSAVLLAGLVEFGVAQQQIVDRGLQDSLRNYGALSEQLEEALAANSDPAIRDAAIAAELDHIKHGYGTVYAGLFAADGRLFAEAGKEPGRTRADPERLAEVASTGTAAVETEELADHDASVDAYEFFIPVSAPGATLILNIDQHPDIISELVADQRQRGLLGLLVAVLCAIPLSYMLGGRTLHLRQLRAQREADEDALTGLASRRPFRPALESALTRGAATPVTLALLDLDNFKRINDRLGHSYGDRVLTGFADSFAELRASDTAFRLGGDEFAVILPGLDEYGAAEALERVRTALLGRFTGVTFSAGIASSTVADPAALQELWERADAALYEAKRRGRRQSVTFGSMAAGHTVSAEKIEALTALVADNSPITVAFQPIWDLRRGVVLAHEALLRLPTDSPISGPQEAFELAERLGLAAALDARARREVLTAVKARRWDGLLFMNIHPDALTHLDIDALTAELAAAGLEPEDVVLEVTEQAGLDHAEPIRTLTRAHERGFRLALDDMGRSNAGLRALTLVRFDIIKIDGEVIARLGKDPLIGGHRGCGHDLCRAERGVGCRRRHRGTPDALNPAAARTQRHRTAARTGRTGLSAGPAGAAAGRTQHPPPRPG; from the coding sequence GTGGGTTTGCCGTTCCTGGTCCGGTGGGTACTCGCGGTGTCCTCGGCGGTACTGCTCGCCGGCCTCGTGGAGTTCGGCGTGGCGCAGCAGCAGATCGTTGATCGCGGGCTCCAGGACTCCTTGCGGAACTATGGGGCCCTGTCGGAGCAACTCGAAGAAGCCCTGGCGGCGAATTCTGACCCGGCGATTCGGGATGCGGCGATTGCTGCCGAACTGGACCACATCAAACACGGTTACGGCACTGTGTATGCGGGTTTGTTCGCCGCGGACGGTCGACTGTTTGCGGAGGCGGGGAAGGAACCCGGCCGGACCAGGGCCGATCCGGAGCGGCTCGCCGAGGTGGCGTCCACCGGCACGGCGGCTGTCGAGACCGAAGAACTCGCGGACCACGACGCATCCGTCGATGCATACGAGTTCTTCATTCCGGTGTCGGCACCGGGCGCGACGCTGATCCTGAACATCGACCAGCACCCTGACATCATCTCGGAGCTGGTCGCCGACCAGCGGCAGCGTGGCCTGCTGGGACTGCTCGTTGCGGTACTCTGTGCCATCCCGCTGTCCTACATGCTGGGTGGCCGGACGCTGCATCTCCGTCAGCTGCGGGCGCAGCGGGAGGCTGACGAGGACGCGCTGACCGGGCTGGCCAGCCGGCGCCCTTTCCGGCCGGCTTTGGAATCGGCCCTGACGCGCGGGGCAGCCACGCCCGTGACGCTGGCTCTGCTCGATCTGGACAACTTCAAGCGGATCAACGACCGTCTCGGCCACAGTTACGGCGACCGCGTCCTCACTGGTTTCGCGGACTCCTTTGCGGAACTGCGCGCCTCGGACACTGCGTTCCGGCTGGGCGGGGATGAGTTCGCCGTCATACTGCCCGGTCTCGATGAGTACGGGGCAGCCGAGGCCCTGGAGCGGGTCCGGACCGCCTTGCTCGGCAGGTTCACCGGCGTGACCTTCAGCGCTGGCATCGCTTCGAGCACCGTGGCGGATCCTGCGGCGCTGCAGGAACTCTGGGAGCGCGCCGACGCTGCCCTCTATGAGGCCAAGCGGCGGGGACGCCGCCAAAGCGTCACCTTCGGGTCCATGGCGGCGGGACACACCGTCAGTGCCGAGAAGATCGAGGCCCTGACGGCGCTTGTTGCCGACAACAGCCCCATCACGGTGGCGTTCCAGCCGATCTGGGACCTGCGCCGCGGTGTCGTGCTGGCCCACGAGGCGCTGCTGCGGTTGCCGACAGATTCCCCAATCTCGGGACCCCAAGAGGCTTTCGAGCTCGCCGAACGCCTCGGTCTGGCAGCAGCGCTGGACGCCCGGGCACGGCGGGAGGTCCTCACAGCAGTGAAGGCCCGGCGGTGGGACGGTCTGCTATTCATGAACATCCATCCGGACGCTCTGACCCACCTTGACATCGACGCTCTCACCGCCGAGCTGGCCGCCGCCGGTCTGGAACCCGAAGACGTCGTTCTGGAGGTGACCGAACAGGCTGGCCTGGACCACGCCGAACCGATCCGCACTCTCACCCGGGCACACGAGCGGGGCTTCCGGCTGGCCCTTGACGACATGGGCAGGAGCAACGCCGGGCTGCGCGCGCTGACCCTTGTCCGGTTCGACATCATCAAGATCGACGGGGAGGTCATCGCCCGGCTCGGCAAAGACCCCCTCATCGGCGGCCACCGTGGCTGCGGCCATGACCTTTGTCGGGCAGAGCGGGGGGTGGGTTGTCGCCGAAGGCATCGAGGAACACCAGATGCTCTCAACCCTGCTGCAGCCCGGACACAGCGGCACCGCACGGCAGCCCGTACTGGCCGGACAGGGCTATCTGCTGGGCCGGCCGGCGCCGCAGCCGGTCGGACTCAACACCCACCTCCCCGTCCTGGATGA
- a CDS encoding GYD domain-containing protein: protein MTKYFFQANYVGEGMKGLLQEGGSKRRDAVVKALESVGGSLECIYYAFGETDVLGVFDIPDQPSAVALSLMINSSGAVDLRLTPLMTPEDIDAAVGKAPSYRAPGQ, encoded by the coding sequence ATGACCAAGTATTTTTTCCAGGCGAACTATGTGGGCGAGGGGATGAAGGGCCTCCTGCAGGAGGGTGGGTCCAAGCGCCGGGACGCAGTCGTCAAGGCCTTGGAGTCCGTCGGGGGATCACTGGAATGCATCTACTACGCGTTCGGCGAGACGGACGTCCTGGGAGTCTTTGACATCCCCGATCAGCCCAGCGCTGTCGCCCTTTCCCTGATGATCAATTCCAGCGGCGCCGTAGATCTGCGCCTCACACCGCTCATGACGCCGGAAGATATCGACGCCGCGGTGGGCAAGGCACCTTCCTACCGGGCGCCCGGCCAGTAA
- a CDS encoding methyltransferase, with amino-acid sequence MTTPVLEDIDADFPRPDRDVIERLAKLPAANIGDAMDRLGVADSAIQAIWPGARLAGPAFTVWTRPGDNQGIHRALQLARPGDIIVVCGGGDESRALLGELIGERAINLGLAGFALDGAARDAEALGEIGMPVFARAITPAGPYKNGPSRLGTPISFGGVPVLPGDVIIGDSDGVVVIPREQAANVAEAAEAVYADETDRRAAIIADRP; translated from the coding sequence ATGACAACTCCCGTCCTTGAGGACATTGACGCAGACTTCCCCCGCCCTGACCGGGATGTGATCGAACGCCTCGCCAAACTGCCCGCCGCCAACATCGGCGACGCCATGGACCGGCTCGGAGTCGCCGACTCAGCCATCCAGGCGATCTGGCCCGGCGCCCGGCTCGCCGGGCCCGCCTTCACCGTCTGGACCCGTCCCGGAGACAACCAGGGCATCCACCGCGCACTGCAGCTCGCGCGCCCGGGAGACATCATTGTGGTCTGCGGCGGCGGGGACGAATCCCGTGCACTGCTGGGTGAACTCATCGGGGAGCGGGCCATCAATCTGGGCCTGGCCGGGTTCGCACTGGACGGGGCAGCCCGCGACGCCGAAGCCCTCGGCGAGATTGGCATGCCCGTCTTCGCCCGCGCCATCACCCCCGCGGGACCCTACAAGAACGGGCCCTCCCGTCTGGGAACGCCCATCTCCTTCGGCGGCGTCCCAGTCCTGCCCGGTGACGTCATCATCGGTGACTCTGACGGCGTCGTCGTCATCCCCCGGGAGCAGGCCGCGAACGTGGCCGAAGCCGCCGAAGCGGTCTATGCCGACGAAACCGACCGCCGTGCAGCCATCATCGCTGACCGTCCCTAA
- a CDS encoding MFS transporter → MTEQEPAPPGAALAPDGGAGLPEDVSVAFAPVKDSDAPHLADPGAVDTSLRSPAQRSRTFAGILVNTALANITTSYLWFALTFWVYLGTRNVIATGVVGGAYMLLIALSSISFGTFVDRYRKLAVMRFAAGFTLVMFVLSGVMFLLTPAASLLDLTQPWFWVFTLIILIGAVVENMRNIALSTTVTILIEPDRRANANGLVGMVQGLMFIVTSVLSGLSVGLLGMGWTIVVALVLTALAFAHLLTLRMPEEVRAAATDAHGGFDLRGSLAAVLAISGLFALILFSTFNNFIGGVYMALMDPYGLEMFPVELWGTYFALGATGFVVGGALIGKFGLGSNPLRTMLLAVIVMGVLGAVFTLREWAWLYIAGIWLYLVLVPFVEAAEQTVIQQVVPLHRQGRVFGFAMAFESAAAPITAFLISPVAQFWIIPYARSPEGSAQLAPLLGEGTSRGIALVFLIAGVIMIAAALLAFLTPVYRRVSASYAQTAAQEAGSANTASSS, encoded by the coding sequence ATGACCGAGCAGGAACCGGCCCCACCCGGAGCCGCTTTGGCTCCCGACGGCGGTGCGGGCCTCCCCGAGGACGTGTCCGTTGCTTTCGCGCCGGTCAAGGACAGCGACGCCCCGCACCTGGCCGATCCCGGCGCCGTCGACACGTCCTTGCGCAGTCCGGCACAGCGGTCCCGCACCTTCGCCGGAATCCTGGTGAACACCGCCCTCGCCAACATCACCACCAGCTACCTGTGGTTCGCCCTGACGTTCTGGGTGTACCTGGGGACGCGCAACGTGATCGCCACCGGGGTAGTCGGCGGCGCCTACATGCTGTTGATCGCCCTTTCCAGCATCAGCTTCGGCACTTTCGTGGACCGCTACCGCAAGCTGGCGGTGATGCGCTTCGCCGCCGGCTTCACCCTGGTGATGTTCGTGCTGTCCGGGGTCATGTTCCTGCTGACACCCGCCGCCTCGCTGCTGGACCTGACACAGCCGTGGTTCTGGGTCTTCACCTTGATCATCCTGATCGGCGCCGTAGTGGAGAACATGCGCAACATCGCCCTCTCCACCACAGTCACCATCCTCATTGAGCCGGATCGGCGGGCCAACGCCAACGGGCTGGTGGGCATGGTGCAGGGTCTGATGTTCATCGTCACCTCGGTGCTCTCCGGGCTGTCAGTCGGGCTGCTGGGCATGGGCTGGACGATCGTCGTCGCATTGGTGCTCACGGCACTGGCATTCGCGCACCTGCTCACGCTGCGCATGCCCGAGGAGGTGCGCGCAGCCGCCACCGACGCGCACGGCGGATTCGACCTGCGCGGCTCCCTAGCCGCCGTACTGGCCATTTCCGGACTCTTCGCGCTGATCCTGTTCTCTACATTCAACAACTTCATCGGTGGCGTCTACATGGCGCTGATGGATCCCTACGGCCTGGAGATGTTCCCCGTGGAGCTGTGGGGGACCTACTTCGCACTCGGCGCCACCGGGTTCGTCGTGGGCGGTGCGCTGATTGGCAAGTTCGGACTCGGGTCCAACCCGCTGCGCACAATGCTCCTTGCGGTGATCGTGATGGGGGTCCTCGGGGCAGTGTTCACGCTGCGGGAATGGGCCTGGCTGTACATCGCCGGCATCTGGCTCTACCTGGTCCTAGTGCCTTTCGTGGAGGCCGCCGAGCAGACGGTCATCCAACAGGTGGTGCCGCTGCATCGGCAGGGCCGGGTGTTCGGCTTCGCCATGGCGTTCGAGTCCGCGGCAGCGCCGATTACCGCGTTCCTCATCTCGCCTGTTGCCCAGTTCTGGATCATCCCCTACGCGCGGTCCCCCGAGGGCTCCGCGCAACTGGCGCCGCTGCTGGGCGAGGGGACCTCCCGCGGCATCGCCCTGGTGTTCCTGATCGCGGGGGTCATCATGATCGCGGCCGCACTGCTGGCCTTCCTGACCCCGGTCTATCGGCGGGTCTCGGCGTCGTACGCGCAGACGGCTGCACAGGAGGCGGGCTCGGCGAACACCGCCTCCTCGTCCTGA